A genomic segment from Pollutimonas thiosulfatoxidans encodes:
- a CDS encoding ABC transporter substrate-binding protein has translation MKFSKSAKLAFAAAAVVGALAHTPVVAQSVAVTSIVEHPALDSIKDGVKEALTAAGYTEDKGLKWAFQTAQGNTAIAAQIARKFVGDNPDIIVAIATPSAQAVVAATKSIPVVYSAVTDPVAAQLVASLDPSGTNVTGVSDALVLEKQLELIKKVVPQAKRVGMVYNPGEANSVVVVKQMRELLRAADMTLVEATAARTVDVGAAARSLVGKVDVIYTNTDNNVVSAYEALVKVGTDAKIPLIASDTDSVKRGAIAALGVNYHDLGLQTGKMVIRILKGEKPGDIASETSDKLELFVNTGAAQKQGVKLDEAFVKSATQVIE, from the coding sequence ATGAAGTTTAGCAAGTCCGCCAAACTGGCGTTCGCAGCCGCAGCTGTTGTTGGCGCATTGGCGCATACCCCGGTTGTCGCCCAGTCGGTGGCAGTAACGTCCATCGTCGAGCACCCTGCATTGGATTCAATCAAGGATGGCGTCAAAGAGGCGCTTACCGCCGCCGGCTACACCGAAGACAAAGGCCTGAAGTGGGCGTTCCAGACGGCGCAGGGCAACACGGCCATAGCCGCCCAGATCGCACGCAAGTTCGTGGGCGACAATCCCGACATCATCGTGGCTATTGCCACGCCTTCGGCGCAGGCAGTTGTGGCGGCCACCAAATCCATACCCGTCGTGTATTCGGCCGTGACCGATCCGGTCGCTGCGCAGTTGGTTGCATCCCTGGACCCCAGCGGCACCAACGTCACCGGCGTGTCCGATGCGCTGGTGCTCGAGAAGCAACTGGAACTGATCAAGAAAGTCGTGCCGCAAGCCAAGCGGGTAGGCATGGTGTACAACCCGGGTGAAGCCAACTCGGTCGTGGTCGTCAAGCAAATGCGCGAGCTGCTCCGCGCGGCCGACATGACACTGGTCGAAGCAACGGCCGCGCGTACCGTGGACGTTGGCGCGGCGGCCCGCAGCCTTGTGGGCAAGGTTGACGTCATCTATACCAATACCGATAACAACGTGGTCTCGGCCTACGAGGCATTGGTCAAGGTTGGCACTGACGCCAAGATCCCTCTTATTGCTTCGGATACCGACAGCGTCAAGCGTGGAGCCATCGCCGCCTTGGGCGTAAACTACCACGACCTGGGCTTGCAGACCGGCAAAATGGTCATCCGCATCCTGAAGGGCGAGAAGCCGGGCGACATTGCTTCCGAAACCAGCGACAAGCTCGAGCTCTTCGTCAACACTGGCGCGGCACAGAAGCAGGGCGTCAAACTTGACGAAGCTTTCGTCAAGTCGGCCACGCAAGTCATCGAGTAA
- a CDS encoding efflux RND transporter periplasmic adaptor subunit, which yields MSILRLPARQQVRVLLLSSLVMLAACGEKPQQAGGEMKVPVSVVTVEPTPTEVFVELPGRVEAIKEAEIRARVNGIVQEINFEQGSDVKSGQLLFTIDPAPYIAQRDQAAAQLKNAEADIRSARLFADRYAKLIKANAVSRQEYDNAVAQAGQAEAAVAAAKAALQSANINLGYTRVESPIDGRIGRSMVTEGALVSAASATQMATVQQLDRVYVDIPRSVNQLAQLRRAMAEGVLTRSAEGDALAYVLLEDGAEYEHPGKLLFSGVSVDPGTGQVSLRAEFENPDQILLPGMYVRVRLQQGMDEKALLVPQQAIQRTSDGLNSVYVVREGKVQPVAVSVGPQIKGSFLVYKGLNPGDVVVVEGFQKIRPGAAVQPIPWKQAGAKPGSQPGGPAGAQPEPEATPKG from the coding sequence ATGTCGATCCTTCGTCTGCCGGCCCGGCAGCAAGTCCGAGTTCTACTTCTATCTTCGCTAGTCATGCTTGCCGCCTGCGGCGAAAAGCCGCAACAGGCTGGCGGCGAAATGAAGGTTCCCGTCAGCGTAGTGACTGTCGAACCCACGCCTACTGAAGTATTTGTGGAACTCCCCGGCCGGGTCGAGGCCATCAAGGAAGCCGAGATCCGTGCGCGCGTGAATGGCATCGTCCAGGAGATCAATTTTGAACAGGGCAGCGACGTCAAGAGCGGCCAACTACTGTTCACCATCGATCCGGCACCTTATATCGCTCAACGCGACCAGGCTGCGGCGCAACTGAAAAATGCCGAAGCCGACATACGCAGCGCCCGCTTGTTTGCAGATCGGTATGCCAAGCTGATCAAGGCCAATGCCGTCAGTCGCCAAGAGTATGACAACGCCGTCGCTCAGGCGGGCCAGGCCGAGGCGGCAGTGGCAGCGGCCAAGGCAGCGTTGCAATCGGCCAACATCAATCTCGGATACACCAGGGTAGAGTCTCCCATAGACGGACGCATTGGAAGGTCCATGGTCACCGAGGGCGCATTGGTCAGCGCCGCTTCGGCGACGCAGATGGCGACCGTCCAGCAGTTGGACCGCGTGTATGTCGATATCCCCAGGTCAGTCAATCAGTTGGCGCAGTTGCGCCGTGCGATGGCCGAGGGTGTACTGACGCGCTCGGCAGAAGGCGACGCCTTGGCGTACGTGCTGCTGGAAGACGGTGCCGAGTACGAGCATCCCGGGAAACTGCTGTTCTCGGGTGTCAGCGTTGACCCCGGCACCGGCCAGGTCTCCTTGCGTGCCGAGTTCGAGAATCCGGATCAAATCCTGCTCCCGGGCATGTATGTCCGCGTGCGCTTGCAGCAGGGCATGGACGAAAAAGCTTTGCTGGTGCCGCAGCAGGCCATCCAGCGCACTTCCGATGGACTCAATAGCGTCTATGTCGTCCGGGAGGGCAAAGTGCAACCCGTGGCGGTGTCAGTCGGCCCGCAGATCAAAGGCAGCTTCCTGGTCTACAAGGGCTTGAATCCTGGCGACGTCGTTGTTGTCGAGGGCTTCCAGAAGATCAGGCCGGGGGCGGCGGTGCAGCCCATCCCCTGGAAGCAGGCAGGAGCCAAGCCCGGCAGCCAGCCCGGCGGACCGGCTGGCGCTCAACCCGAACCGGAAGCTACACCGAAGGGCTGA
- a CDS encoding lysylphosphatidylglycerol synthase domain-containing protein has protein sequence MIDHWWSGAMAWVRAHWAIISRVASIVFIGLVITLLIYAATQVEWAEVVKAIRALPAGPLWIAGLIVLASYLLYSTFDLLGKWYTEHPVAWWRVMMVGFISYAFTMNMGAPIGGLGLRMRLYSKFGLAQGVIMRVMALSVTTNWMGYTFLAGVIFALGGVQLPSNWELGNGPFRLIGVALIAAGVAYLLLCAFSRTRSWDIRGHTIELPTLKLALVQISIAALNWALMGGVIYVLMLQQVPYHLVLGTLLVSAIIGALMHVPGGLGVLESVFIALLASEALPRSQVLGAILVYRAMYYIVPFFIAGVWYLAAEARLPASEGAAQGPSTDYSPR, from the coding sequence ATGATCGACCATTGGTGGAGTGGGGCCATGGCGTGGGTGAGAGCACACTGGGCCATCATCAGCCGCGTGGCGAGCATCGTGTTTATCGGCTTGGTGATTACGCTGCTGATCTACGCCGCGACCCAGGTGGAGTGGGCGGAGGTCGTCAAGGCCATACGCGCCTTGCCGGCCGGGCCGCTATGGATTGCAGGCCTGATCGTATTGGCAAGTTATCTGCTCTACAGCACTTTTGATCTCTTGGGTAAGTGGTATACCGAACATCCGGTGGCATGGTGGCGCGTCATGATGGTGGGCTTCATCAGCTATGCGTTCACCATGAACATGGGCGCACCCATAGGCGGACTGGGACTGCGGATGCGGCTGTACTCCAAGTTTGGGTTGGCGCAAGGCGTGATCATGCGCGTGATGGCCTTGAGTGTGACTACGAACTGGATGGGCTATACGTTTCTGGCCGGGGTTATCTTCGCCCTGGGCGGCGTGCAGCTTCCCTCTAATTGGGAACTGGGTAACGGTCCGTTCCGCCTTATTGGCGTGGCGCTGATCGCCGCCGGAGTGGCCTACCTGCTGCTGTGCGCGTTTTCGCGTACCCGTTCTTGGGACATACGCGGCCACACGATCGAGCTTCCCACGCTCAAATTAGCCCTGGTGCAGATCAGTATTGCGGCCCTGAACTGGGCCCTGATGGGTGGCGTGATCTACGTGCTGATGCTGCAACAAGTGCCCTATCACCTTGTCCTTGGCACCCTGCTGGTCAGCGCAATCATTGGGGCATTGATGCACGTACCGGGTGGTCTGGGCGTGCTGGAATCAGTATTCATTGCCTTGCTGGCGTCCGAAGCCTTGCCGCGCTCTCAAGTGCTGGGCGCCATCCTGGTGTATCGCGCCATGTATTACATCGTGCCTTTCTTCATCGCCGGTGTCTGGTATTTGGCGGCCGAAGCGCGCCTGCCCGCCAGCGAGGGCGCAGCCCAGGGTCCGTCGACGGATTACTCTCCCAGGTAG
- a CDS encoding endonuclease/exonuclease/phosphatase family protein, with the protein MNQEDAIILKILTVNTHKGFTAFNRRFILHELRDAIRATHADIVFLQEVLGAHDRHASKLARWPATSQYEFLADSIWGDYAYGRNAVYPSGHHGNALLSKFPIKRYNNLDVSIGKHEKRGMLHCVLHHPTLNRNIHAICVHLGLQEKHRSSQLGYLCRLIDEEIPPDAPLVVAGDFNDWRQRGQRTLMRSSGLKEVFNETHGSVSRTFPARFPLLKLDRIYVRNVSHFVPVALASRPWRHLSDHAPLAVELTL; encoded by the coding sequence ATGAACCAAGAGGACGCCATAATTCTAAAAATTCTCACCGTAAATACTCACAAGGGCTTCACGGCATTCAACCGCCGATTCATCTTGCATGAGCTTCGCGATGCGATCAGGGCGACGCACGCGGATATTGTTTTCCTTCAAGAGGTGCTGGGCGCCCATGATCGCCATGCTTCGAAGCTTGCGCGGTGGCCGGCCACCAGCCAGTATGAATTTTTGGCTGATTCCATATGGGGTGACTACGCTTATGGCCGCAACGCCGTGTATCCGTCTGGGCACCATGGCAATGCACTATTGTCCAAGTTTCCCATCAAGCGTTATAACAACCTGGACGTTTCGATAGGCAAGCACGAGAAGCGGGGCATGCTGCATTGCGTACTGCATCATCCGACGCTTAATCGCAATATCCACGCGATCTGCGTTCACCTGGGTCTGCAGGAGAAGCACCGCAGCAGCCAACTGGGCTATTTGTGCCGCCTGATTGACGAAGAAATTCCGCCCGACGCGCCTTTGGTCGTGGCCGGCGACTTCAATGACTGGCGGCAGCGGGGCCAGCGTACGCTGATGCGCTCCAGCGGCCTGAAAGAAGTATTCAACGAGACCCATGGCAGTGTCTCAAGGACTTTTCCCGCACGCTTTCCGCTGCTGAAGCTGGATCGTATTTATGTTAGAAACGTGTCGCACTTTGTGCCGGTTGCACTGGCTTCGAGGCCTTGGCGGCACTTGTCTGATCATGCACCGCTGGCTGTGGAGCTGACGCTATGA
- a CDS encoding DUF883 family protein, whose amino-acid sequence MNAEQDRAEMDRQKERVAFDMSELVAGTEALLRATASYTGAEIEVARERLRAQLDSAKEQAQRWNGLAREKVQHATYAVDEYAHEHPWRMLAVAGAVGVVVGHCLLGNKRR is encoded by the coding sequence ATGAATGCAGAACAAGACCGTGCGGAAATGGACAGACAAAAGGAACGGGTTGCCTTTGACATGAGTGAACTGGTTGCCGGTACTGAAGCGCTGTTACGCGCGACCGCGTCTTATACCGGGGCGGAGATCGAAGTGGCGCGCGAGCGCTTGCGGGCTCAGTTGGATTCCGCGAAAGAGCAGGCACAGCGCTGGAACGGCCTGGCCCGTGAGAAGGTGCAGCACGCCACCTATGCAGTTGACGAGTACGCGCATGAGCACCCCTGGCGCATGTTGGCGGTAGCGGGGGCAGTCGGCGTCGTCGTCGGTCACTGCCTCTTGGGGAATAAACGTCGCTGA
- a CDS encoding efflux RND transporter permease subunit: MPQFFIERPIFAWVVALAITLAGLLAIPNMPVSQYPDVAPPAITINATYPGASAEDVASSVASVIENELNGAKGLLYYESVSDSYGQAEITVTFAAGTDPDMAQVDVQNRVSNITAKLPAAVAQQGLKVSQTNTGFLMVVTVSSKDGALSETALADYITRNIQNPVSRVPGVGKFQLFASGRAMRVWVDPDKLTGLNLSMAQINDAISRQNVLISAGILGSPPNPDGQRVAAPIVVNGQLSTVEEFENIVLRSNQDGSSVRLGDVARIEVGADNYQFGARLNGTPTAAFAISLSPEANALSTAKGVKAKMDELAAYFPDNISYAVPYDTSPYVEVSIEQVVHTLLEAMVLVFVVMFVFLQNVRYTLIPALVVPVAILGAFAVMAAFGFSINVLTMFAMVLAIGILVDDAIVVIENVERIMVEEGLSPKEATRKAMPQISGAIVGITLVLTTVFLPLAFMSGSVGVIYRQFSIAMSVSIAFSAFLALTFTPALCATILKPIPKGHHATKRGFFGWFNRSFDRTTRGYEGWVARSLKRGGRMMLVYLVLVLAMGWMYTRLPTAFLPEEDQGYVIANIELPGGATANRTIEIIEQVEAYFKQQPQVENIITVQGFSFNGNGLNSAIAFVPLKDFSLRKGPEDSAQAISGKAMQNLLFGLPDAMVFSIVPPAISSLGNASGFDLRLEDRGGLGHDALMAASQQLLQLASQSPVLSQTRVTGLGPGSQLQVEIDRDKAAALGVDFAEAAQLVSTALGSAYVGKFTNQGWVQNVWVQADQTHRMNPDDILKLNALNGQGEMVPLSSFVNLSWTEGPVQVVRYNSYESIRIGGGAGAGYSTGDAMAEMERLVGELPPGFGYEWTGLSYQEIEAGGQTGVLMGLAVLVIFMVLAALYESWAIPLSVMLAVPLGMLGAVAMITLKGMSSDVYFVVGMVTVIGLSAKNAILIVEFAKDAYARGGTIQAATIEAARLRFRPILMTSFAFILGVLPLALASGAGAASQNAVGLGVLGGMLAATPLAVLFVPTFFVVVLSLFKTRPRLLGAEATTAHDTEPNAAATAQHRADNNGGSA, translated from the coding sequence ATGCCGCAGTTTTTTATTGAACGTCCTATTTTTGCCTGGGTGGTTGCTCTGGCAATTACGCTGGCGGGCTTGCTGGCCATCCCGAACATGCCCGTGTCGCAGTACCCGGATGTTGCCCCGCCTGCCATCACCATCAATGCCACCTATCCTGGCGCGTCGGCCGAGGACGTGGCCAGCTCGGTGGCCAGTGTCATCGAGAATGAGCTTAACGGCGCCAAGGGGCTCTTGTATTACGAGTCAGTCAGTGACTCTTATGGTCAGGCGGAGATCACCGTTACCTTCGCGGCGGGTACCGACCCGGACATGGCGCAGGTGGATGTCCAGAATCGCGTGTCCAACATTACCGCCAAGCTGCCTGCCGCCGTGGCGCAGCAAGGTCTGAAGGTGTCGCAGACGAATACCGGTTTCCTGATGGTGGTAACCGTTTCATCCAAGGATGGCGCGCTTAGCGAGACCGCCCTGGCGGACTACATTACCCGCAATATTCAGAATCCCGTGTCGCGAGTTCCCGGCGTCGGCAAGTTCCAGTTATTTGCCTCGGGCCGCGCGATGCGCGTGTGGGTGGATCCGGACAAACTTACGGGCTTGAATCTGAGCATGGCGCAAATCAATGACGCCATCAGCCGCCAGAACGTCCTGATCTCTGCGGGCATCCTGGGCTCGCCGCCCAATCCCGACGGGCAACGCGTGGCGGCGCCCATCGTCGTCAATGGGCAGTTGTCCACGGTGGAAGAGTTCGAGAACATTGTGCTGCGCTCAAACCAGGACGGGTCATCGGTCCGCCTGGGTGATGTGGCCAGAATCGAAGTCGGCGCAGACAACTACCAATTTGGCGCCCGCCTGAATGGCACGCCGACCGCAGCCTTTGCCATTTCCCTGTCGCCTGAAGCCAATGCGCTGTCGACCGCCAAGGGTGTAAAGGCCAAGATGGACGAGCTGGCGGCTTACTTCCCAGACAACATCTCTTACGCCGTACCCTACGACACCTCGCCTTATGTCGAGGTGTCCATCGAGCAAGTTGTGCATACGTTGCTCGAAGCCATGGTGCTGGTGTTCGTGGTCATGTTCGTTTTCTTGCAGAACGTGCGCTACACGCTGATACCGGCGCTTGTCGTGCCGGTGGCTATCCTGGGTGCTTTTGCGGTCATGGCGGCATTCGGGTTCTCGATCAACGTCCTGACCATGTTTGCCATGGTGCTTGCCATCGGGATATTGGTCGACGATGCCATTGTGGTCATCGAGAACGTCGAACGCATCATGGTCGAAGAGGGCTTGTCCCCTAAAGAGGCAACCAGGAAGGCCATGCCGCAGATCAGCGGGGCCATTGTTGGCATCACGCTGGTGTTGACCACGGTATTCCTTCCGCTAGCCTTCATGTCCGGCTCGGTGGGCGTCATCTACCGGCAGTTTTCGATTGCCATGTCGGTGTCCATTGCGTTCTCGGCTTTTCTGGCCCTGACTTTCACCCCGGCCTTGTGCGCAACCATCCTCAAGCCCATCCCCAAGGGGCACCACGCCACCAAGCGCGGGTTTTTCGGCTGGTTCAATCGTTCCTTTGATCGCACGACACGCGGTTACGAAGGGTGGGTGGCCCGCAGCTTGAAGCGGGGCGGCCGCATGATGCTGGTGTATCTGGTATTGGTGCTTGCCATGGGCTGGATGTACACGCGCTTGCCCACCGCCTTTCTTCCAGAGGAAGACCAAGGCTACGTGATTGCCAATATCGAGCTGCCGGGCGGGGCGACCGCAAACCGCACGATAGAAATCATCGAGCAGGTCGAAGCTTATTTCAAGCAACAACCCCAGGTCGAGAACATCATTACCGTACAGGGCTTCAGCTTTAACGGCAACGGCCTCAATTCGGCTATTGCCTTTGTGCCGCTCAAGGACTTTTCGCTGCGCAAGGGTCCCGAAGACTCGGCCCAGGCGATCTCCGGCAAGGCCATGCAGAATCTGCTGTTTGGCTTGCCCGACGCCATGGTCTTCTCCATAGTGCCGCCTGCCATTTCCTCTTTGGGCAATGCCTCCGGCTTTGACCTGAGGCTGGAAGACCGTGGTGGCCTCGGACATGACGCGCTGATGGCCGCATCGCAGCAGTTGCTGCAACTGGCATCGCAAAGCCCTGTGCTATCGCAGACGCGGGTTACCGGATTGGGGCCTGGTTCGCAATTGCAGGTGGAAATAGACCGCGACAAGGCCGCGGCGCTCGGCGTCGATTTCGCCGAGGCGGCTCAATTGGTTTCCACCGCGCTGGGCTCGGCTTACGTGGGCAAGTTCACCAACCAGGGCTGGGTACAGAATGTATGGGTTCAGGCCGACCAAACCCACCGCATGAATCCGGACGATATTCTCAAGCTGAACGCCTTGAATGGTCAGGGCGAGATGGTGCCCCTGTCTTCGTTCGTGAACCTGTCATGGACGGAAGGACCGGTGCAGGTCGTGCGCTACAACAGCTACGAATCGATTCGTATCGGCGGTGGAGCAGGGGCCGGGTATTCGACTGGCGATGCCATGGCCGAGATGGAGAGGCTGGTCGGAGAGCTGCCTCCGGGCTTTGGTTACGAGTGGACCGGTCTTTCTTATCAGGAGATCGAGGCCGGCGGCCAGACGGGCGTACTGATGGGCCTGGCGGTTTTGGTGATCTTCATGGTGCTGGCCGCCTTGTATGAAAGCTGGGCCATACCACTGTCGGTGATGTTGGCGGTGCCTTTGGGCATGCTGGGGGCGGTGGCCATGATCACGCTCAAAGGCATGTCCAGCGACGTCTATTTCGTCGTGGGTATGGTGACGGTTATTGGCCTGTCGGCCAAGAACGCCATTCTTATTGTCGAGTTCGCGAAGGACGCCTATGCGCGCGGCGGCACGATTCAGGCTGCTACCATCGAGGCAGCACGCTTGCGCTTCCGTCCGATTTTGATGACGTCGTTCGCCTTCATTTTGGGCGTGTTGCCGCTTGCATTGGCCAGTGGCGCAGGTGCCGCCAGCCAGAACGCAGTGGGTCTGGGCGTGCTGGGTGGCATGTTGGCGGCCACGCCGCTTGCGGTGCTGTTCGTGCCCACCTTCTTTGTGGTGGTGCTAAGTCTGTTCAAGACCCGGCCCCGGCTGCTCGGCGCAGAGGCCACGACGGCCCATGACACCGAACCCAACGCGGCGGCCACAGCGCAGCACAGAGCTGACAACAATGGGGGCTCAGCATGA
- a CDS encoding ABC transporter ATP-binding protein produces MLSAKNLSVTFNPGTPIETRALRGLSLEIPAGQFVTVIGSNGAGKSTLLNAVSGDQSVDSGTIHIDEQDVTRQAVWDRASRVARVFQDPMAGTCEDLTIEENLALAYSRGERRGFGRAVKTTMRDEFRERLAMLGLGLENRLSDRIGLLSGGQRQAVSLLMAALRPSRILLLDEHTAALDPRTAQFVLDLTERIVLESKLTTMMVTHSMRQALDVGERTVMLHQGNVVLDVSGSEREGLDVPDLLHMFERVRGETLADDGLLLS; encoded by the coding sequence ATGTTAAGCGCGAAGAATCTCAGTGTGACCTTCAACCCGGGTACCCCGATAGAAACACGGGCGCTGCGGGGCTTGTCGCTGGAAATACCGGCGGGCCAGTTCGTTACCGTCATTGGTTCCAATGGTGCCGGGAAGTCCACCTTGCTTAATGCAGTGTCGGGCGACCAGTCGGTCGACAGCGGCACCATACACATCGACGAGCAGGACGTCACGCGCCAGGCCGTGTGGGATCGCGCCAGCCGTGTGGCGCGGGTGTTCCAGGATCCCATGGCAGGCACCTGCGAAGACCTTACCATCGAAGAGAACCTTGCCTTGGCCTACAGCCGTGGAGAACGGCGCGGCTTCGGCAGGGCCGTAAAGACCACCATGCGTGACGAGTTCCGCGAGCGCCTGGCCATGTTGGGCCTGGGGCTGGAGAACCGGCTTAGTGATCGCATCGGCCTGCTCTCCGGCGGCCAACGACAGGCCGTCAGCCTCTTGATGGCGGCCTTGCGTCCATCCCGCATTTTGCTGCTGGACGAACACACTGCCGCACTGGATCCGCGCACGGCGCAGTTCGTACTGGACCTGACCGAGCGCATCGTGCTGGAAAGCAAGCTTACGACCATGATGGTTACGCACAGCATGCGTCAGGCACTGGATGTGGGCGAACGCACGGTCATGCTGCACCAGGGCAACGTGGTGTTGGATGTCTCGGGCAGCGAGCGTGAAGGACTGGATGTTCCCGACCTGCTGCACATGTTCGAGCGGGTGCGGGGCGAAACGTTGGCGGACGACGGGCTGTTGCTAAGCTAA
- the clsB gene encoding cardiolipin synthase ClsB, whose product MTVRWTSGNALQLLENGEEFFPAVFEAISQAERSVILETFIIFEDEVGKELQRVVIEAATRGVRVDITVDGYGSADLTEDYITAMTAVGVGFHVFDPQPRRLGVRTNLFRRMHRKVVVVDGALAFIGGINYSADHLIKFGPTAKQDYAISIRGPLVDEIAKFEAQVLAPVRPKFSWRRLGRRQAQQGGAHGDSSAALVVRDNDRHRNDIELHYRIGIRAAKHSITLANAYFFPGYRFLRDLRHAAKRGVKVRLILQGEPDMPIARFVATMLYDYLLSAGVEIYEYCERPLHGKVATMDDTWATVGSSNLDPLSLALNLEANVMIHDRAFSTHLRERLDVLVKDHCRLMERQTRPRRKIQRVFVGVFVFHFLRRFPSWAGWLPARKPQLMSIPAPADKTYEGKS is encoded by the coding sequence ATGACCGTAAGGTGGACATCGGGCAATGCGCTGCAACTGCTGGAGAACGGCGAGGAATTCTTTCCCGCCGTCTTCGAGGCCATCAGCCAAGCCGAACGCAGCGTCATTCTGGAAACCTTCATTATTTTCGAGGACGAAGTCGGCAAGGAGTTGCAGCGCGTCGTCATCGAGGCGGCTACGCGCGGCGTGCGAGTTGACATTACGGTGGATGGCTACGGCTCGGCCGACCTGACGGAGGACTACATTACGGCCATGACCGCCGTAGGGGTGGGCTTTCATGTTTTTGATCCGCAGCCGCGGCGTCTGGGGGTGCGCACCAATCTGTTCCGCCGTATGCATCGCAAGGTCGTGGTGGTGGACGGGGCACTGGCTTTTATCGGCGGTATTAATTACAGTGCGGACCACCTCATCAAGTTTGGCCCGACTGCCAAGCAGGACTACGCCATATCGATACGCGGCCCTCTGGTCGACGAGATCGCAAAATTCGAGGCACAGGTCCTGGCGCCGGTGCGACCCAAGTTCTCCTGGCGCCGCCTGGGCCGCCGTCAGGCCCAGCAGGGTGGGGCGCATGGGGATAGTTCGGCCGCCCTGGTTGTGCGTGACAACGACAGGCATCGCAACGACATAGAGCTGCATTATCGGATCGGGATCCGGGCGGCCAAGCACAGTATCACTTTGGCCAACGCCTATTTTTTTCCGGGCTATCGCTTTCTGCGAGACCTTCGCCATGCCGCCAAGCGCGGCGTCAAGGTCAGGTTGATCCTTCAAGGCGAGCCTGACATGCCCATCGCGCGCTTTGTTGCCACCATGCTGTATGACTATTTGCTGTCCGCCGGTGTGGAGATCTACGAATACTGCGAGCGGCCTCTGCATGGCAAGGTGGCGACCATGGACGATACCTGGGCCACGGTGGGCTCGAGCAACCTTGATCCCCTAAGCCTGGCCCTGAACCTCGAAGCCAATGTCATGATCCACGACAGGGCCTTCAGCACGCATTTGCGCGAGCGGCTGGACGTGCTGGTAAAGGATCATTGCAGGCTCATGGAGCGCCAGACCCGTCCGCGCCGCAAGATTCAGCGCGTATTCGTGGGTGTCTTCGTCTTTCACTTTCTGCGCCGCTTTCCGTCCTGGGCGGGATGGCTGCCGGCACGCAAGCCGCAGTTGATGTCCATCCCTGCGCCCGCCGACAAAACCTACGAGGGCAAGTCATGA
- a CDS encoding BON domain-containing protein, translated as MIRNKLSRAVVMGAAVLALGACAGDPTPRDTAQYTEDASINTNVQAAVVGVPGVHANNIQVTTYEGVVTLRGTVDNKLAAQNAIQAARQVAGVKKVNFDLQLAQR; from the coding sequence ATGATCAGAAACAAACTATCGCGTGCCGTCGTCATGGGTGCTGCCGTGCTGGCGCTTGGCGCTTGTGCCGGTGACCCAACGCCGCGGGACACAGCGCAATACACCGAAGATGCCAGTATCAATACCAACGTGCAGGCTGCAGTGGTGGGTGTGCCCGGGGTTCATGCCAACAATATCCAGGTCACCACCTACGAAGGTGTCGTTACCTTACGCGGGACGGTGGACAACAAGCTGGCAGCGCAAAACGCCATCCAGGCCGCGCGGCAGGTGGCTGGAGTCAAGAAGGTCAATTTCGATCTGCAGTTGGCGCAGCGCTAG
- a CDS encoding ABC transporter permease encodes MSIYSLWGALEIGLIFGLVALGVLISFRILRFPDLTVDGSFPLGGAVAATLISAGMDPFSSTLIATFAGAIAGMITGWLNVKLKIMDLLASILMMIALYSINLRIMGRPNVPLISEPTVFTILQPEGITDYVGRPLILLALVIVIKFALDWYFSTKAGLAMRATGSNPRMARSQGVATGGRILAGMAISNALCALGGALFAQSQGGADISMGIGTIVIGLAAVIVGESIMPSRRMAIITLAVIVGAVLYRFFIALALNADFVGLKAQDLNLVTAVLVTVALVIPLLKQRLRGKGGR; translated from the coding sequence ATGTCTATTTACTCGTTGTGGGGTGCGCTCGAAATCGGCCTGATTTTCGGCCTGGTTGCGTTGGGCGTGCTGATTTCTTTTCGCATCTTGCGGTTTCCCGACCTGACCGTCGATGGCAGCTTCCCGTTGGGCGGCGCGGTTGCCGCCACCTTGATCAGTGCGGGCATGGACCCGTTCAGCTCGACGCTGATTGCCACTTTTGCCGGCGCCATTGCCGGCATGATTACCGGCTGGCTGAATGTGAAGCTGAAGATCATGGATCTGCTTGCCAGCATCCTGATGATGATCGCGCTGTATTCCATCAACTTGCGCATCATGGGGCGCCCTAACGTTCCGCTGATTTCCGAGCCGACGGTATTTACCATACTGCAGCCCGAAGGCATCACCGATTACGTGGGCCGGCCACTTATCCTGCTTGCCCTGGTCATCGTCATCAAATTCGCGCTCGATTGGTATTTTTCCACCAAGGCCGGCCTGGCCATGCGTGCGACGGGGTCCAATCCCCGCATGGCGCGCTCGCAAGGGGTTGCCACCGGCGGCCGCATACTGGCCGGCATGGCCATCTCCAATGCGCTGTGCGCCCTGGGCGGCGCGCTGTTTGCGCAGTCGCAAGGCGGTGCCGATATTTCCATGGGTATAGGCACGATCGTTATCGGCCTGGCGGCGGTGATTGTCGGCGAAAGCATCATGCCGTCGAGGCGCATGGCCATCATCACGCTGGCCGTTATCGTGGGCGCCGTGCTCTACCGCTTCTTTATTGCCCTGGCGCTGAACGCCGACTTTGTCGGACTGAAGGCTCAAGATCTGAACCTTGTCACGGCTGTGCTGGTAACTGTGGCACTGGTCATACCGCTGTTGAAACAGCGCTTGCGCGGCAAAGGAGGGCGTTGA